acaaagcaccacaaactggAAAGCCCGAAACAAcgtgattctggaggctggaagcaggAAACTTGGGTGTGGGCAGGCTGGTTCCTTCCAGGCCTGTGAGGGAGCATCTGCCCCGGGCCTCCCCCTGGGCCTCTGAGGGTTGCTGGCCATCCTGCGCTTTCCTTGGCTTGGTAACTTCTCATTCCACCCTCTGCCTCCATCTGCACGCGTTCTTTCTCTTTCCGTCTTCACGTGCCAAGCCTCATGTAAGCACAGCAATCCTATCAGTTTAGGATCCACACTATTTTAATATGACCTCATCGTAATTAATTGtatctgcaatgaccctatttccaaataaggtcaattctgaggcactggggagagggaaggacTTCAACATGTCTCTTTTGGGGGAACAGGTCAATCCATAGCATCCCCTAGATAAAGTGTGCCCAGAGAACACTTAACCATTAGTCATCTAATAATCAGTTAAAGCTTTAGGAAATATGTTTATGTCCACCTgggttttgagggtttttattttttgttttacttttctagtATCTTTGCTCTCAGATGGCAAGTTTTTTATCACCTACaccttgaaaaatgaaaaacaacaacatagCAAAGCTGCCTATCTTGTCAGGAAAAATCGCTCTGAACAGGCACCaatgtttttaagtaaatgaaattcaatcatttcatttttaaatgttgatctACTgcattttaggccgggcgtggtggctcatgcctgtaatcccagcattttaggaggctgaagcgggtgaatcacaaggtcaggagtttgagaccagcctggccagtatggtgaaactctgtctctactaaaaatacaaaaaaaaaaaaaaattagctgagtgtggttatgcatcctgtaatcccagctacctgggaggctgaggcaggagacttgcttgaacctgggaagcagaggttacagtgagccaagatcacaccactgcactccagccagggtgacagagtgagaatccatctcaaaaaataaaatgttcgtCTGCTGCATTTTAAGTGAATTATAATGAACTTTGGTGCCTTGAAATGAGAGAGATAATGCCTCCAGAAAGGGTTTTAAATGTTTGTGATGACTTAAGTTTGTAGCTTTCAATAGGTCATTCAACCTTACTGAGTTGAAAATAGCCTCTGTAACCATTTAACCACATACCATGGTTTTCATTTGTGTTAACATAAACTTTTCCTCAAATCAgttcttattataaaaaagaGATTCCTTCATccaaaagggaggggaggaattCATGGAACATGTCATTTCTGTATGCTTTTGAGTAGGATACTTCACATTTGTTTTCCTGAATCACAACAGCAAACAGTAGCTATGATGATAGTAATAAGTCGTGGTCATGTAAGtaccctgtctctgcctctcatgGAAAGACCGTGTGAAGGACTCCGTGGATGGCACAGAAAGTCCTCacacattaaaaatacagatgcctGCCAGTCTGAAAAAAGAACCCAAGGAAAGTTAGAGAAAGTTTGGAATAgtaatgaagaaaattttatttttagagccaaAAACCCCACAGTACAGTGCATTTGAAATGAATATGAAATGGGTTTTCCAAGGAATCGGTTGGTCACTTTCTCATTCTTACATATTTGTGTAAGAAGATGTGCTAAAAATAGCCCCTCTAAAGTATCCCTAaggtttttgaaaagatacacATTTGTTTTGCAGGTTATTAAGAAACGCAGTGTCCAAGATGTCCTTAGGAAATGCTagttgaggccaggcgcagtggctcacacctgtaatcccagcagtttgggaggccaaggcaggtggaccacctgaggctgggggttggagaccagcctggccaacagagtgaaaccacatctctactaaaaatacaaaaattagctggatgtggttgtggggtcctgtaattccagctactcaggagcctgaggcaggagaatcgcttgaatctgggaggcagaggttacggtgagctgagatcacaccactgtactccagctggggcgacagagcaagacaagactctgtctcaaaaaaaaaaaagaagagaagagaagagaagagacaggagagaaaagaagagacagaagagatgAGACGAGacgagaagagaaaaggaaataccaGTTGAAGTTATTTCGTGCAGATACTTCATAGCATAAGAGCtactttcctttctctgtgttGGGTAGTTTTGCTAATATGTCTCATCTAAATGAACCCAAATCTCccttgagtttatttttagttttcaaattcaagcatttatgattttgtttatcttgttttgtttgagacagagtctcactctgtcacccaggctggagtgcagtggtgcaatctcagctcactgcaacctccacctcctgagtttaagtgattctcctgcctcagccttcaggaagctgggattacaggggtgcgtcaccacacccagctaatttttgtatttttagtggagagggagtttcaccatattggccaggctggcctcgaactctcagcctcaagtgacctgcccgccttggcctcccaaaatgctgggattacaggtgtgagacattgcGCCCAGTCTAAAGCATTTGTGAAATAGCCAGACAATAAGGAAGAGGCCATTTGGTTGGAGTGACAACGAGGACATTCAGGTTTTTGAACCAGACATTTTCTTAAGTGGCTGATCATCCACATTGAAGCAACTACATTCTTTCAAGGGCCAATGACGATGTTCATTTGAAGGTGgcacttcatttttctctaatgaGTTTACAGAAAGCAAATCAAGTTTTACGCTGTTTCTATAACGGACCCAACACCATGTCAGAGCATTTGGGGGCAGACGCGTACAATGGCTCGTTCCCAAACATCTCGAGAGCCACTCAGACCACACAACAGGCAAAAGGCACCGGTGGCTGCCACCTCCAATTCCCCACCTGCACAGTAGCGCTCAGGGCAATTCCAGATAAAGAAacttccaccatgcctggctcatgcCCCAGCTCCCCACTGGCGACCAGCACCCCTCCCATCTGGGACTGACATTTCCCTCACCAGCGTGGGTAGTCAAGAGTCACAGAGCAATGCATGTCCAGAGAAAAGCTGGACATCACAGGGGCTGATTTTGCAAGGGATGAGGTGACAGCAGCAGGTGAGACTGCTGAGGGCTAAGGAGCGCAAGGGACTCAAACACCCCACCTGTCCACCGCTGTGCCCCTCCAAGAAGCCTGGTCTCATGCACAGGTCTCGTGTGCAGCATCCACTGCACTTACTTGACTCCTGCCACCTCCTTTACCAAAGAATAACTTGCGGTGAAATCACTTTGGCACAATCACTCGGACTTGGCAATGGTGAGATAGGGTGGGTCCCGTTCCACCCCTGCACCCCTCCAAGAATCCTGGATGGACAGAGCCCCAAGGACACACCCTGAAGAACTAGAGAAAGGACTTCAGATGATGGGACAAAGTGAAGAATGAAACAGACATGACCGGGGAGGGGGCAGTCAAGACGTGGGCTGGAAAGCAACATGTCCACCCCTCAGTCCCGGCCAGCCTATTCCCATAGCCATTGCTGTTGAAATAATGATTAATTTGGAGCTAAAGTTGATGCAGCTGGGGTCCAGGTGGGCCAGGAGGTGAGCCAAACGAGGGCACCCTACTGTGTGCTCCtgctttcttaaagaaaaacatagctcagagaaagcagagagagacaaCATCAACGTGTATATGAACACACACAAACCCTCTCTCTTCAGAGCTGGTGATCCTGAAACCAGAGCCAGTTGGAAGGGCCTATAGCACCTCTGGTGTTTCACAAGTGCCCTTCAcagattttcaaaattctttacAGCTCTATCATTTTCTAGTACTCTCTCTGCTGGGGACGAAGCCGACCAAAACTCTAAGGTTTAATGACTGTGCGATTGGACtttgaacttgcatggggcctggagcctctttgttttggccaatttcttccctTTGGGATGGGGGTATTCACCCAATGCCTgcaccctcattgtatctaggaagtaactaatttgcttttgattttgcagggTCATAGgcgaagggacttgccttgtctcagatgagacgtTAGGCTTGGACTTTCGAGTTAAttctggaatgagttaagaccttgggggactgttggaaggacatgattgtgttttgaaatgtgaggacgtgagatttgagaggggccaggAGATTTGAGAGGGGCCGGAACATGAGATTGAGATgggcagaataatatggtttggctgtgaccccCGCCAAATCTTACCTTGGATTGTGGTTCCCacaatccccacgtgttgtggggagggagctggtgggaggtggttgaatcatgggggtggcttCCATCATGTTATTCTCCtcatagtgagtaagttctcacaagatctgatggttttataagaggcttccCCTTTGGCTCggttctcattcttctccttcctgccgccatgtaaagaggatgtgtttgcttcaccttctgctaggattgtaagtttcctgaggcctcccaagccctgtggtactgtgagtcaattaaacctcttttctttataaattacccagcctcagacagttctttatagcagcacgaGAAAAAACTAATACAGCAACCCACTCTATCTCACCATTGCCAAGTCCAAGTGGTATGTCCAAGTGATTTTACTGCAAGTTGTTCTTTGGTAAAGGGAGTGGCGGGTGTGGGGGGGTCTCTAGTCAAGGAAGTTTAGCAGATGCTGCACATGAGACCTCTTCTGGGAAAGTCACAATGCTCACTGACACATTTCCAACTATGCCAAGTCCTACAGTCACCCAGGTTTTCTCAAACATATTTGACATTCATGTCCTCGACACAAGACATCCTGCAAATGCAGCATTCCAAGATGTGGTCATTGGGAAACTCAGCCCTAAATCCTGCTCTCGTGTGCAGCTAAGGCACGTACTCCCCACCCAGTATTGTGCTTTCAGGGTTTTGTGATGCCAAATGCAAGACCCAGCACTGATTCCTCTCATACATCTTGTTAGATtctgcctccccacctccacccagccTGCTGAGGGCTTTCTGGAGCTTGATGCTTGGAACCCTGTTCTGGACCTGTATCTCTCTagcaaatctctctctctctctctctctctctctctctctctctctctctctcacacacacacacacacacacacacacacacacgtggctACAGGAAAACAGTAGCCCACAGGTGAACACCACTTCAGCCCTGCAGGGGCTGCTCCTCctgggaggccaggctgggcaagtTCCTTCCTATACAAACAGCCCTGCAGGGCAGGGCACTTCTGGAGCATCAGGGAAGAATTTTATGTGGTTTCCAGGGAGATGCATTCAGTTAAAGTTATTTTTCCCTTGAAAGGCCCCAAAGTGAAAAGTAGTTGCAGGGAAGTTGAATTATTACCTAATGCCAGTAGCAGCTGCTggtaaaaaagaaggaaagggggttggggagctggTGTCTGGGAGTTGGGGGCTCATTAACACTCACTTCTTAAATTAGCAAATCCTTATACCATGAGTTTAAAAATAGCCGGCTAATGGTTTCTAAAATTAGCCATCATTGCTCTCCATAAATATTTAGACCTCCAATAAACCTCTGGTCCACCTGCCTAGCCTAATGGGCTTGGCTTTCATGCCACATTCTTTAGGATCCATATACTTCACAGTTGACCTTGACAGTGAGAGCCGCAAGAAGCCCCACTGTGCTTGGACCAGGGACATCCCGTGTGGCTGTCAGCCTGGAGGCAGCCTCAAAGCAGGGCAGGAAGGGATCTCAGAGGCCATTCGAAGATCTGGGCACCTGCAGAAGCCTCTGGTCCTGGTTTCCTTGGGACTGTCTTAGTTTCAGCACTGAAGCTCCCCGTCCTGGGCAGCCCCGCGGTCCCCAGCAGAGCAGGACCCATGGTTGCCCTGATCGCCTAAACCCCTGCACAAGGGGCAAGGCCGCTGTTCTAGGATCTCCGTGGGAAGGAGAATCGGTTGCTAACCCCACCCCTCAGCCCTCACACTGACTTCGGTCCTATCTCAGTGAGGCAGGTAGTGTTGAAAGGGGGGAAGACACCAAGGAGCACACTAGCCAGGCCAGGCATAGAATTTTCATCCTCTGCTCCTCGTTTCCCCATGTGTAAAACGGAGACGGTAACAGTCATGGCCGCATTAGGTTGCTAGGAATAAACTAGGACACGTGTCAGTGTTCAAACCGTGCTCAGCCCCTCAGCTGGTGCCATCAGTGTGCTCAGGGCGTAGTGTGGGTCCACCAGCACACCCTCTGGCTGTACATGTCAGGGTAGCCACCTTGGCCTTGGTGCCAGCTCCTCCCCCAAGGCAGTGACCACAAGGACGGCTGCCAGCAGGGACTGTGACGTTGTCCTCAGCCCCTGGACAGAATGAGTGCTTGCCGAGCGGAGGGAAGAAAGGCTTTGTGCAAAGCCAGCATTGTGCACGGTGCGTGTGGCAAATTCTGGGCTGTGACCAGTCATcccaaacagcagcagcaaagccTCCCTTAGCGTATCCGTCCATGCTCACACTGCAACCGGAGTCAAAGAACGACCTGAGCctggtaacttataaagaaaagaggcttcacTGGCTCGTGGTTCCACAAGCTGGATGGGAAGGATGActtgggaggccttaggaaacttagaatcttggtggaaggcaaaggggaagcaggcatgagccacacggccggagaaggagggagagagagaggggagcgGGGAGGTGCTGCTcgcttttaaacaagcagatctcgcgagaactcactatcacaaaaagaGCAAGGGGGAGGTCTGCCCCATGACCCCTCCGCCTCCCACCCGGCCCttcctccagccctggtgacTGCAATTCcacaagagatttgggtggggacacaaatccgaACCCTCCCACCTGGACACCCCTCAGTCCACCGCGTGTCCTGTGAGGCACCACGTTGTTTTgttcatgtttatttttgtttgttcatccACCAGGACAGAACCAATTACCTCCTACAATGCCAAGGCATTTAAACCCAGTATATGTTTTTAGATCAGCAAGATGATGGTTTAGACTCCCAGTGGAAGCATcagttattaattatttattcaccAAGTGATTTACATCTAGTaggggatttatttatttgtttttcaagacagagtctcactctgtcacccaggctggagtgccgtggcacaatctaggctcactgtaacctccgcctcccgggttcaagtgattctcctgcctcagccttccaagtagctaggtggtggcatgcactaccaatgcccagctaatttttgtatttttagtagagatggggtttcaccatgttggccaggctggtctcgaactcctgacctcaagtatccacctgcctcggtctcccaaaatgctgggattacaggcgtgagccactgtgcactgCTGGGCATTTCTTGACAATGTCCCAGGGTCTCATGGGCAGCACCCTTCGGCCACACCTTCCTGCCTGCAGCCTGCACAGCTTAAATGAGGCTCAGCCGTctgcagaagaagaaacaggtttTGCCTACTGAGTTCTTGGCCGCTGTGGGACACTGAACTGACTTGTCATCAGCAGAgatgtttccctttttttcccttcagaatCAAAAAAGAGGCTGAGCCTCAGGTTGCCCACTGGGTGGTGCAGCCAGGGCCTAGGGCTTCGTAATTCTCTGTCTCATTGATTACCTTGCCCCCGGCAGGAGAGAAAAGCTAGTGGTGTCCACTCGAaacttccccttccctccctttccaccttcattccttccttttttcccttcctctctcctccctccctccctcccttcctttccgtATTTCCCAGTGTCTTCTATATGCCTGGCCCTACATGGATGCTGAGTCCTTGTCCCCAAAAAGCGTCCTGGATTTTGGTATGCTAAGAATTCTTTAAAAGCCTTGGAAAGGGCTTGACATTCCCATATCCCTGAAAGCCAGGTAGCAGCCTCTGTCTTAGAACAAAGTCACCCTCAGACAGCCCTCACCAAGGACAACTGGACATAGCGAACGGGGAGCGTGGTGGGAGCGGAGGTCCGTGCCGGAGAGAAGGGATGCTGGCCTGGGGTCCTACCGCGGTTCCCAAAGAGCCGTGACCTTGGAAATTCCTGCCCCAGCATCAGCTGACAACCTCTAGGTCACATCCGGCTCTGGAATTCTGAAGGCAACATCTGACCTGCCCAGGGGACTAAAGCTCTCCCTGGCTGAGCGTGTGGGTGGGGAAGCTGCCCGCTTCAGAAAACCCCTCACCCTGACAATGGCGCAGGGCTGTTTTCTAAGTCGCAGCCGGCACACACCTTAACACTGTCGGTCCGAGGCGTGAATAGCGCGTGTTGATTTAACAACTGTTATTCCTGATTACTGATGAACAGAAGGACAGGAGATTCCAGTGCAGCAGCAGTGCTTAAGGGTAGACATAAGCAGAACTTCCCGCAGGCACTGAAGCCCTTCCCCGAGGCCAGCATCCGGCTGTCACCCTTCAGATCTTGCCTTTCCAGGAAAGCAGGTATTCTCCCACCCAGTGACGTCTCAGAAACTATTTTTGAGAACATGCTAATTGCCACACCAACTGCCTATGGAAAACTCGGTTTCGGTGACAGAAATAAGTGCACGAGATAATCTTTAACCcgtttcctttctctccctgctcCCGCCTCGCTCGGCTTCATTAGGGTTCCCGCCGGCGCCTGAGGAGCCACACGACCCCGAGGGCCCAGGGAGCTGCCCAGCTGGCCTAGGCAGGCAGCCGACCATGGCCAGCATGGCCGTGCAGCTCCTCGGCTTCCTGCTCAGCTtcctgggcatggtgggcacGCTGATCACCACCATCCTGCCACACTGGCGGAGGACGGCACACGTGGGCACCAACATCCTCACGGCCGTGTCCTACCTGAAGGGGCTCTGGATGGAGTGCGTGTGGCACAGCACGGGCATCTACCAGTGCCAGGTCTACCGCTCCCTGCTGGCGCTGCCCCAAGACCTCCAGGCTGCCCGTGCCCTCATGGTCATCTCCTGCCTGCTCTCGGGCATGGCCTGCGCCTGTGCCGTCATCGGGATGAAGTGTACACGCTGCGCCAAGGGCACGCCCGCCAAGACCACCTTCGCCATCCTCGGCGGCGCCCTCTTCATCCTGGCCGGCCTCCTGTGCATGGTGGCTGTCTCCTGGACCACCAACGACGTGGTGCAGAACTTCTACAACCCTCTGCTCCCCAGCAGCATGAAGTTCGAGATCGGCCAGGCCCTGTACCTGGGCTTCATCTCCTCGTCCCTCTCGCTCATCGGTGGCACCCTGCTTTGCCTGTCCTGCCAGGACGAGGCACCCTACCGGCCCTACCAGGCCCAGCCCAGGGCCACCACAGCCACCGTAACCACCGCCCCCGCCTACCAGCCACCAGCTGCCTACAAAGACAACCGGGCCCCCTCAGTGACCTCAGCCACACACAGCGGGTACAGGCTGAACGACTACGTGTGAGTCCCCATGGCCAGCTTCTCCCCAGGGCCGCGGCGGGCTGGGTCCCCTGTGGGAGTGTCGATGGAGGCAGGGGTTCTAGCACCAAATTTACTTCTAGGTGATTTTTGTATTCAAGGAAATAACGTGAACGCGAGGAAGCGTTTTTAGAGCGCAGGAACAGAGGTGAAATAAGAGGAGGAGAAAGCGCTCTGTaccaaagactgaaaaaaaatcccatttttgtatttattatatgtatttatgtgggTGATTTGATAACAAGTTTAATACAGTCACTTGGGAGTTCGGTCAGTGGGGTTGGTTTGTGATCTAGGAATAAACCCTGTGGACACGGCTGTTTATGCGGACGGTGTCTGTTACTCTGTCTCCTAAGGTGCTGGTAACCACAGTGGGAGCCCGTGGGGGCTCAGGGTTGCAGAGCCATGCACCAGTGCTGACCACAGCACAAGGGAGTCCCGAATCGGACGCAGGGTGGGGATCTCAGGGACGGCGAGGCTGATCTCCATCTGTAAGATGCTTGAAAACGCTGGAGCTGCACCCCGGCTTGAACTCAGGGGCAGTGCTGG
The Saimiri boliviensis isolate mSaiBol1 chromosome 18, mSaiBol1.pri, whole genome shotgun sequence genome window above contains:
- the CLDN14 gene encoding claudin-14 codes for the protein MASMAVQLLGFLLSFLGMVGTLITTILPHWRRTAHVGTNILTAVSYLKGLWMECVWHSTGIYQCQVYRSLLALPQDLQAARALMVISCLLSGMACACAVIGMKCTRCAKGTPAKTTFAILGGALFILAGLLCMVAVSWTTNDVVQNFYNPLLPSSMKFEIGQALYLGFISSSLSLIGGTLLCLSCQDEAPYRPYQAQPRATTATVTTAPAYQPPAAYKDNRAPSVTSATHSGYRLNDYV